Below is a genomic region from Acetomicrobium sp. S15 = DSM 107314.
GCGGGCTACCCAAGTGAAGGCGCCTCTTCCAAAATTGCGGCCCACTCCTTAATGAAAACGCTCGAGGCTGAAGCCCATTCTTCGTAACGGCGGCAACATTCTTCAATATCTTTTTTCACCTGCTCGGTCAGAGCTTGAGGCGAAGGGAAGGCTTTTACGTCGCGGAGACGCTTGATCAGAAAGACTGCCACATCGTGCCCGTAAAGTTCTCCCTCGAGGTCGGGACGGTGGATCTCCACGCTCATGTTTTTATCCTCCTTTTCGAAGGTGGGGTTTAAGCCTATATTCAAGGCTCCCGCCCACCATCTTCGATTGACCCGAGCAGCGGCGCAATAGACGCCCCT
It encodes:
- a CDS encoding riboflavin kinase, with amino-acid sequence RGVYCAAARVNRRWWAGALNIGLNPTFEKEDKNMSVEIHRPDLEGELYGHDVAVFLIKRLRDVKAFPSPQALTEQVKKDIEECCRRYEEWASASSVFIKEWAAILEEAPSLG